The DNA region TCCCCCCGCATTCTGCCCGCGGGCCGCGCACGCCCCACCCGGCCTCCACGCGCCCCGTCCGGCCTCCACGCGCCCCGCCGGGCCACCCACCGCCCGGCGCGCCCGTGAACGCCGCGGGGCGGGCGCCCCCGTAGGAACACCCGCCCCGCAGTACGCCTCAGGCGCACGTCACCCGGACGCCACCCGGACCAGTGTCACCCGGTGACGATGTTGACCAGCTTCGGCGCCCGCGCGATCACCTTGCGCACCTCGGCCCCGCCGATCGCCGCGACGACCGCCGGGTCCGCCAGTGCCAGCGCCTCCAGCTCGGCGTCCGAGATCGACGGCGCGACCTCCAGCCGGGCCTTGACCTTGCCCTTGATCTGCACGACGCAGGTCACCGACTCGTCGACCACGTACGCCGGGTCGGCGACCGGGTAGTCGGTGTGGGCCAGCGACTCGACGTGGCCCAGTCGGCGCCACAGCTCCTCGGCGATGTGCGGGGCCAGCGGCGCGACCATCAGCACCAGCTGATCGGCCACCTCGCGCGGCGTCGAACCCCGCTTCACCAGGTAGTTGTTCAGCTCGATCGCCTTGGCGACGGCCGTGTTGAAGCGCAGCCCGGCCATGTCGCCGCGGATGCCGTCGATGGCCTTGTGCAGCGCGCGCAGGGTCGGCTCGTCGGCCGGCTCGTCCACGACGACCAGTTCGCCGGTCGTCTCGGAGACGACATTGCGCCACAGCCGCTGCAGGAAGCGGTACGAGCCGACGACCGCGCGGGTGTCCCACGGGCGGGAGACGTCCAGCGGGCCCATCGACATCTCGTACAGGCGCAGCGTGTCGGCGCCGTACTCGTCGGCGATCTCGTCCGGGGCGACGGCGTTCTTCAGGGACTTGCCCATCTTGCCGGCCTCGCGCTTGACCGGCTCGCCCTGCCAGAAGTACGCGCCGTCGCGCTCCTCGACCTCGGCGGCGGGCACCGGGAAGCCGCGCTCGTCGCGGTAGACGTCGGCGGTGATCATGCCCTGGTTGAACAGCTTGTGGAACGGCTCGACGGACGAGACGTGGCCCAGGTCGTGCAGCACCTTGTGCCAGAAGCGGGCGTACAGCAGGTGCAGCACGGCGTGCTCGGCACCGCCGACGTACAGGTCGGCGCCGCCGCCCGGCTTCTGCTCGGTCGCGCCCAGCCAGTACTGCTCGTTGGCCGGGTCGACGACGTCCGCGCGGTTCGTCGGGTCGACGTAGCGCAGCTCGTACCAGCAGGACCCGGCCCAGTTGGGCATGGTGTTGGTCTCGCGGCGGTACTTCCGGACGCCGTCGCCCAGGTCCAGCTCGACGTTGACCCAGTCCTCGTTGCGGGACAGCGGGGTCTTCGGCGAGGAGGTGGAGTCGAACGGGTCGTAGGTGTGCGGCGAGTAGTCGTCGACCTCGGGGACCTCGACGGGCAGCATCGACTCGGGCAGCGCGTGCATGACGCCGTCCTCGTCGTAGACGATCGGGAAGGGCTCGCCCCAGTACCGCTGGCGGCTGAACAGCCAGTCGCGCAGGCGGTAGTTGACGGTGCCCTCGCCGATGCCGCGCCCGGTCAGCCAGGTGGTGACGGCGGCCTTGGCGTCGACCACACTCAGGCCGTCCAGCGAGATGCCGTCCTCGGTGCCCTCCGTGTGGGCCGAGTTGACGATGACGGAGTCGTAGGTGTCGAACGCGTCGTCCCAGGCGTGCGGGTCCTCGCCGCGCCCGTCGGTCGGCGCGACGACGCAGCGCATCGGCAGCTCGAAGGCGCGCGCGAAGGCGAAGTCGCGGTGGTCGTGGGCGGGGACGGCCATGATGGCGCCGGTGCCGTAGCCCATCAGCACGTAGTCGGCGATGAACACCGGTACGGGCTCGCCGCTGACCGGGTTGACCGCGTAGGTGCCGGTGAAGACGCCGGTCTTGACCTTGGCCTCGACCTGGCGCTCGACGTCGGACTTGGAGGCAGCGGCGGCGCGGTAGGCGGCGACGGCCTCGGCGGGGGTGGCGGCGGCGCCGGTCCACTCCTCACGGGTGCCCTCGGGCCAGGCGGCCGGCACGATCGAGTCGACCAGGCCGTGCTCGGGCGCCAGCACCATGTAGGTGGCGCCGAACAGAGTGTCGGGGCGGGTGGTGAAGACGGTGATCTTCTCGGCGTCGCCGGCCGCCGTGTCGACGGCGAAGTCGACGCGGGCGCCCTCGGACCGGCCGATCCAGTTGCGCTGCTGCAGCTTGATGGCCTCGGGCCAGTCCAGCAGGTCCAGGTCGGAGATCAGCCGGTCCGAGTAGGCGGTGATCCGCATCATCCACTGGCGCAGGTTGGACTTGAACACCGGGAAGTTGCCGCGCTCGGAGCGGCCGTCCGCGGTGACCTCCTCGTTGGCCAGCACGGTGCCCAGACCGGGGCACCAGTTGACCGGCACCTCCTTGGAGTAGGCCAGCCGGTACTCGCCCAGCACCTCGTCGCGCTCGGCGGCGCTCAGCGAGGCCCAGGCACGGCCGCCCGGCACCTCGCGGGTGCCGTCCTCGAAGCCGGCGACCAGCTCGGCGATCGGGCGGGCCCGGCCGGCCTCCTCGTCGTACCAGGAGTTGAAGATCTGCAGGAAGATCCACTGGGTCCAGCGGTAGTACTCCGGGTCGATCGTGGAGATCGAGCGGCGCGGATCGTGGCCCAGGCCCAGCCGGCGCAGCTGGCGGCGCATGTTGGCGATGGCCGCCTCGGTGGTGATCCGGGGGTGCTGGCCGGTGGCGACCGCGTGCTGCTCGGCGGGCAGGCCGAACGCGTCGTAGCCCAGGGTGTGCAGCACGTTGTGGCCGGTCATCCGCTGGTAGCGGGCGAAGACGTCGGTCGCGATGTAGCCCAGCGGGTGGCCGACGTGCAGGCCCGCGCCCGAGGGGTACGGGAACATGTCCATGATGAAGCTGTGCGGCTTCGCGGCGACGTCACCGGCGGCCGGGTCGGCCAGGTCACCGGCCGGGTTGGGGGCGTGGAACGTCCCCTCCTTCTCCCAGATGTCCTGCCAGCGGGACTCGATCTCCGCCGCCAGGGCGGCGCTGTACCGGAACGGCTCGGTCGCGGTCTCGGCCGCGCCGGACGCAGGGGTCGTCTCGCTCATGGTCCTTCAAGCTCCATCGATGTCAGTTGGCGAACCGGCGCGCCGGGCCGGCCTCGGCGGACTGGGCCCGGGCCGGGGAACCCGGGCGGGTGCCGGGCGGGAACCCGGGCGGAAAACAAAAAAGCCCCTCGCAGGAGGGGACGCCACGCCGACTCCGGCTCCGCCCGAGGGCGCGGCCGGTCCTGGTCAGCGCGGCCGGCTAAGGAGCAGGCGCACGGTTCGCATGGGCTCAGGGTACCGCAAGGGGGTAGGGCCCCTCCCGGCCATATCCGCCGTCCGGTCCGCGGCGTCGGGGGCGCCGGTTCGGACGGCGTCGAGGACGGGCGTTCGGGACCGGCGTTCAGGACGGCTCACCGGCGGCGGGTCCGACGGACGAACGGGACCGCGCCGCCGGCACCGACCCCGGCAGCAGCCCCGACGGCGGTGACGGCCGTGTCGACCCCGGCCCCGCCGCCTCCCCCACCCCCGCGGCACCGGACTCCACCGCAGCACCGGACTCCACCGCGACGTCGGCCTCCGCCACCGCCGCCACCTCAGGCCCCACAGCCACCGCCGACACCGCCGACACCGCCCGGAACGCCGCGTCGATGTCGCGCAGCGCCCGCGCGACCCGCTCCGACTGCATGCCGGCCGCCAGCGCGCGGGCCCGGTCCGCGGTGGCGACCGCCACGGCCGTGTCGCCGGTCCGTCGCTGGGAGTCGGCCAGCCGGACCATCAGCAGCGCCCGGGTCCGGGCCCGTCCGGGGCCGAGCCCGGCCACCGCCTCGGCCAGCAGCTCCTGGGCACGCCGGTCGTCACCCAGGAGAAGGTGCCCCTCCCCCACCATGCCCGCGAGGTCGGCGCGCACCTCACCGGCCTCGCCGTCCTCCTCCACGTGCCCCGCCCCCAGCTCCGCGAAGGCCCGTTCCGCCGCCTCCGCCAACGCCGCCCCCTCGCCCCGCCGCCCGTACGCGCGTGCGATCCGCCCGAGCTGCAGCGCCCGGTCGGCCGGGCCCAGCGCGTCACCGGCCGCCTCCACCGCCTCCGCCAGCACGGTGGCCACGTCCAGCCCCCGCCCGCCCGCGCCCTGGGTGGCGAGCACCACCAGGCCGCCGACCACGGCCACCCCCTGCCGGCGCTCGCCGCTCACGTGCGCGGCGCGAAGCGCCGCCGCGAACGCGCGCTGGGCGGCGGCGTCGTGACCGAGGTCGTACGCGGCCCAGCCCGCCAGCCCGGCCAGCCGGCTCGCCGCGCCGTACAGCGCGCGACCGAGCGGTTCGTCGTACGCGCCGAGTTCCAGCAGCTTGGCGACCATGGCCAGTTCGGCGCGGGCCGGACCGAGGACGAGGCCGCCACCGCAGGCGCGTTCCAGCCGCCGCTTGCTCCGGTAGCCGAGGCCGAGTTCGCGGACCAGCCCGGGGTCGACGCGCAGCGCGCCGTCGCCGCCCGCGACGGGGGGCGGCGGGGTGGCCAGCCGCCGGGCGGCCCCGGCGAGGTCGGTGTCGCGGAAGAGGTCGGTGAGGCGGACCGGTCCGGCGTCGGCGGCCGCCTCGCGCAGCGCGGTCTGTGCGGTGTCGGCCGTCCACGGGTCGGTGAGCAGCCGCGGGGAGAGGATCTTGGCGCCCCGGTGGCCGCCCATCCGGCCCCACAGCTGTTCGTAGGTGACGGCGATGCCCAGGGTGCGGCTGAGCACCTCGCAGACGGCCTGGTCGTGCGGGCTGCGCGGGACCATGCCGCGGTCGCGCCACTTGTAGGGGGCGGTGGAGCTGATCGCCAGCCGCGACGGGAGGGTGAGGTTGACCTCGCGGGCCAGTCGCTCCGGGTTCCAGCCGAGCTGGTGCAGTATCCGGGCGAGTTCCTCGTTGCGTCTGCGCTCCAGGTCCGCCATGGCTCCGACGGTAGCGGTCCGCCGGGCCGCGCCGCCCCGGGCCCGTGAAAAAGCCGCGCCCCGCGGGACCCGCCTCCGGGAACGCCGAAGGCCGCCTCCCGGTTCGGGAGGCGGCCTTCGACTTCTGTGGAGCTACGGGGAATTGAACCCCGGACCTCTTGCATGCCATGCAAGCGCTCTACCAACTGAGCTACAGCCCCTTGACTTGCAGTGTCACCGGGGGTTTCGTTCCGTTTCCCTCGGCGACATCGACTACTTTACACGGTCCGAGGGGTGCTCCACGAATCCGTTCTCCGGGCCCGTCTCCCGCCCGTCCGGGCCGCTGCCGCGCAGCGGGGGCGGGCGGTCACCCGCTCCGTCCGGGCCGCTCCCCCGCGGCGGCCCGGACGCCCCCGTCCCCGTCCCCCTCCCTCCGTCCCCCTCTCCCGCCCTGCCCGGGCCCGGCCGCTCCCCCGGGACGGCCGGGCCCGGGCCCCGGTGCTCAGGCGCGGCCCCGCCGCGGCACGGCCCGGCTACCCCGCTATCCGGCCACCGCCCGCCGGACCCGCGCGGCGAAGACGGCCCCGATCACCATCCCCGTCCCGGCGACGACCGTGGTGACCAGCAGCGCGTGCCCGGAGTCGCGGGCGGGTGCCGGCAGGTCGACCGAACCGAGGAAGACCGTGCCGAGCAGCGCCACCCCGGCGACCTGTCCGAGCTGGATGGCGGTGACCATCACCCCGCTGGCGTCCGCCGCGTCCGCCGGGGCGACCCGGCCGAGTGCACGGGCGAACAGCGGCGCGTAGGCGCAGCCCGCGACCAGGCCGAGGGCGACGGTCAGCAGCAGGGGCGCCGCACCGACGTCCGTGCCGTCGCGCAGGAGCAGGCCGAGCAGCGCGTAGCCGGGGGCGAGCAGTCCGGTGCCGAGGATCGGGAGGACGCCGTGCAGCCTCCGGGGCAGCCGCTGCCAGTTCAGGCTGGCGAGCCCGAAGCCGACCGCGATCGGGGCCGAGCAGAGCCCGGCGTGCAGGGCGCTGTAGCTCAGCCCGGACTGCTGGTGCAGGGCGAAGGCGAGCATGAAGCCCGCGTAGGCCAGCATGATCATGAACAGTCCGCCGAGCGCGGGGAGCAGTCCGACCGCGCCCAGCACCCGGCCGGAGATCAGCGGCTGCCCGCCGCGCCGCGCGATCCGCCGCTCGACCACCGCGAACAGGGCGAACAGCAGCGCGCTGGCGCAGAGCAGCATCCAGCCCCAGGCCGGCCAGCCGAGTTCGTGGCCGAGGACGAGCGGCACCACCAGCATTCCGATGGCGGCGGCCAGCACCACCAGGCCGGGGACGTCGAAGCCGCGTTCGCGGTCGCCGGGCAGGTCGGGCAGCAGCCGGGCACCGGCCGCGAGCAGCAGGAGCCCGATCGGCACGTTGACCAGGAACACCGGGCGCCAGCCCGAGCCGAACAGGTCGGCGCTGACGAGGACCCCGCCGAGCACCTGTCCGGCGGCCAGCCCCCCGGCCAGCACCGCCGAGTAGAGCCCGAGCGCCCTGGTCCGGGCCGGGCCGGTGAAGGTCCGCTGCACCAGGCTCATCACCTGGGGCACCATCAGGGCCGCGCCGGCGCCCTGGAGGAGCCGGAAGGCGATCAGCCAGCCGGTGGCGGGGGCGAGTCCGCAGGCGAGGGAGGCGGCGGTGAAGGAGGCCAGGCCCGTCTGGAAGAGCCTGCTGTAGCCGTACCGGGCGCCGAGCCTTGCGCCGGTGATGAGCAGCACCGCGTAGGCGACGGTGTAGCCGGCCACGACGAACTGGAGGGCGGCGCCGGAGGCCCCCAGGTCGGTGCGGATGGTCGGCACGGCGACGTTGACGATGGCGGTGTCGAGAACGGCCATGAACTGGCCGCAGAGCACGAGCGCGAGGAGCAGCCGGGGCCTGGCGACCGGCACCGCGCCGGTCGGGGCGGCGGCGGGGGCGCCGGCCGGGGCGGCGGTCGGGACGGCGCCGGTCGGGCCGCGCCGGGTCTGGAGATCCGTCATGGACCGAGCGTCACCGACCGCCGGTACCGGTGGTTAGAGCCTGCCGATCCTGGTACCGACAGCACCTGTCCGGCCCGGCCGGGCTGCGGCACGATGACGGTATGACCGTCCTGGACGACCGCGGCGCCGCCGAGCCCGCGACCGCACGCGCCCCCGCCCGGCTCCCTGCCGTCCTCCGCACCCCCGCCACCACGGCCGCCGCCACAAGCGGCCCCGCCTCCGCCGCAACCGGCCGCCGGGACCGTCGCCGCAGCGAGCTGGCCCGGTACCTCCGCGCCTGCCGGGCCCGGGTCGCCCCCGAGGAGGTCGGCCTCCCGCCCGGTCTGCGCCGCCGCACCCCGGGACTGCGCCGCGAGGAGGTCGCGCAGCTCGCCGGGGTCGGGGTGACCTGGTACACGTGGCTGGAACAGGGCCGTCCCATCAACGCCAGCGAGCAGGTGGTGACCGCGGTGGCCCGGGCACTGCGGCTGGACCCGACCGAGCGCGAGCACCTGTTCCGGCTGGCCGAGGTCGCCGTGCGGCCGCCGGTGCAGCCGGAGCCACCGGTCCTGGACCCGGCGACCCAGGTGATCCTGGACGCCCTGGTGCCCCTGCCCGCCGCCGTCTCCAACACCCGGT from Kitasatospora sp. NBC_00458 includes:
- a CDS encoding MFS transporter, with the translated sequence MTDLQTRRGPTGAVPTAAPAGAPAAAPTGAVPVARPRLLLALVLCGQFMAVLDTAIVNVAVPTIRTDLGASGAALQFVVAGYTVAYAVLLITGARLGARYGYSRLFQTGLASFTAASLACGLAPATGWLIAFRLLQGAGAALMVPQVMSLVQRTFTGPARTRALGLYSAVLAGGLAAGQVLGGVLVSADLFGSGWRPVFLVNVPIGLLLLAAGARLLPDLPGDRERGFDVPGLVVLAAAIGMLVVPLVLGHELGWPAWGWMLLCASALLFALFAVVERRIARRGGQPLISGRVLGAVGLLPALGGLFMIMLAYAGFMLAFALHQQSGLSYSALHAGLCSAPIAVGFGLASLNWQRLPRRLHGVLPILGTGLLAPGYALLGLLLRDGTDVGAAPLLLTVALGLVAGCAYAPLFARALGRVAPADAADASGVMVTAIQLGQVAGVALLGTVFLGSVDLPAPARDSGHALLVTTVVAGTGMVIGAVFAARVRRAVAG
- the leuS gene encoding leucine--tRNA ligase: MSETTPASGAAETATEPFRYSAALAAEIESRWQDIWEKEGTFHAPNPAGDLADPAAGDVAAKPHSFIMDMFPYPSGAGLHVGHPLGYIATDVFARYQRMTGHNVLHTLGYDAFGLPAEQHAVATGQHPRITTEAAIANMRRQLRRLGLGHDPRRSISTIDPEYYRWTQWIFLQIFNSWYDEEAGRARPIAELVAGFEDGTREVPGGRAWASLSAAERDEVLGEYRLAYSKEVPVNWCPGLGTVLANEEVTADGRSERGNFPVFKSNLRQWMMRITAYSDRLISDLDLLDWPEAIKLQQRNWIGRSEGARVDFAVDTAAGDAEKITVFTTRPDTLFGATYMVLAPEHGLVDSIVPAAWPEGTREEWTGAAATPAEAVAAYRAAAASKSDVERQVEAKVKTGVFTGTYAVNPVSGEPVPVFIADYVLMGYGTGAIMAVPAHDHRDFAFARAFELPMRCVVAPTDGRGEDPHAWDDAFDTYDSVIVNSAHTEGTEDGISLDGLSVVDAKAAVTTWLTGRGIGEGTVNYRLRDWLFSRQRYWGEPFPIVYDEDGVMHALPESMLPVEVPEVDDYSPHTYDPFDSTSSPKTPLSRNEDWVNVELDLGDGVRKYRRETNTMPNWAGSCWYELRYVDPTNRADVVDPANEQYWLGATEQKPGGGADLYVGGAEHAVLHLLYARFWHKVLHDLGHVSSVEPFHKLFNQGMITADVYRDERGFPVPAAEVEERDGAYFWQGEPVKREAGKMGKSLKNAVAPDEIADEYGADTLRLYEMSMGPLDVSRPWDTRAVVGSYRFLQRLWRNVVSETTGELVVVDEPADEPTLRALHKAIDGIRGDMAGLRFNTAVAKAIELNNYLVKRGSTPREVADQLVLMVAPLAPHIAEELWRRLGHVESLAHTDYPVADPAYVVDESVTCVVQIKGKVKARLEVAPSISDAELEALALADPAVVAAIGGAEVRKVIARAPKLVNIVTG